In the Flagellimonas sp. HMM57 genome, one interval contains:
- a CDS encoding Crp/Fnr family transcriptional regulator has product MTEEFLKTFGAHFEKPLLDEIAEVGNSIEVSAGDTIMEIGNYVRAMPLLLVGAIKVLREDDEGDELLLYYLEQGETCSMSLACCMGSKKSEIRAIAETDAKILMVPVHKMQEWMAKYKGWRNYVFESYHSRLNELLNTVDTIAFKNLDQRLLEYLKKKCQVTNDTNIWNTHQEIAYDLHTSRVVISRLLKKLEKMKKLKLHRSHIHLLDV; this is encoded by the coding sequence ATGACGGAAGAATTCCTAAAAACTTTTGGAGCCCATTTTGAAAAACCCCTACTTGATGAAATTGCTGAAGTTGGTAATAGTATTGAAGTATCGGCAGGAGATACTATAATGGAAATTGGTAACTATGTAAGGGCCATGCCATTGCTTTTGGTCGGTGCCATAAAAGTTTTGAGAGAAGATGACGAAGGGGATGAATTGCTCTTATATTATCTTGAGCAGGGAGAAACCTGTTCTATGTCCCTGGCTTGCTGTATGGGATCAAAAAAAAGTGAAATTAGGGCCATTGCCGAGACGGATGCGAAGATACTCATGGTGCCTGTGCACAAAATGCAAGAATGGATGGCCAAATACAAAGGATGGCGAAACTATGTGTTCGAAAGCTATCATTCCCGGTTGAACGAACTCTTGAACACTGTGGATACCATTGCCTTTAAGAATTTGGACCAACGACTTTTAGAATACCTGAAAAAGAAATGCCAAGTCACCAATGATACCAACATTTGGAATACCCATCAAGAAATTGCGTATGATCTGCACACTTCTAGAGTAGTAATTTCCAGATTATTGAAAAAATTGGAAAAGATGAAAAAATTAAAACTCCATAGAAGCCACATTCATCTCTTGGATGTGTAG
- a CDS encoding bile acid:sodium symporter family protein — MKKLYTVSGIVSLVSLLTTILLLLVGHTQQTGPSLILLFLSLALAARGHKKFKGFSFTILIFAAVSLSMYYPSYLIEISGFQMKVLIVPLLQIIMFGMGTAMSLNDFVGVIKMPKGVLVGLICQFTLMPILGLSIATLFGFPAEIAAGVILIGSSPSGLASNVMVYLAKANVALSVTLTAVATLMAPLMTPLLMDLFAGEFVPIDFLGMMLSIVKMVILPIIAGLLFNHFFKGKAKWMDKAMPIVSMAGITLIIMIITASGRDSLLSIGLFLILAAILHNSAGYFLGYWGGRLFRMEEKDCRTIALEVGMQNGGLASGIALEMGKVATVGLAPAVFGPWMNISGSSLATYWRDKGLEKKKIPHKRKKD, encoded by the coding sequence ATGAAAAAACTGTATACTGTTTCGGGTATTGTATCCTTGGTTAGTCTCTTAACTACAATTTTACTTCTACTGGTGGGGCATACCCAACAAACAGGGCCATCACTGATCCTGCTCTTTTTGTCTTTAGCTCTGGCGGCAAGGGGGCATAAAAAATTTAAAGGCTTTTCTTTTACCATATTAATATTTGCTGCAGTATCCCTTTCCATGTATTACCCTTCTTATTTAATAGAAATTAGTGGCTTTCAAATGAAAGTTTTGATTGTGCCATTACTACAGATTATTATGTTTGGTATGGGAACCGCAATGAGTTTAAATGATTTTGTAGGGGTCATTAAAATGCCCAAAGGAGTACTGGTTGGACTTATTTGCCAGTTTACGCTCATGCCCATCTTAGGACTTTCAATTGCAACTTTGTTCGGCTTTCCTGCAGAAATAGCGGCAGGCGTAATATTGATAGGTTCATCACCAAGTGGATTGGCATCTAATGTTATGGTCTATTTAGCCAAAGCGAACGTTGCACTTTCTGTAACACTTACAGCTGTTGCCACGTTGATGGCCCCTTTAATGACTCCTCTATTGATGGATTTGTTTGCAGGTGAGTTTGTGCCCATAGATTTTTTGGGGATGATGTTGAGCATTGTCAAAATGGTCATTTTACCTATCATAGCAGGGTTGCTGTTCAATCACTTTTTTAAGGGCAAGGCCAAATGGATGGATAAAGCAATGCCTATTGTTTCTATGGCAGGGATAACCTTGATTATTATGATTATCACGGCTTCCGGGAGAGATAGCCTACTTTCTATTGGATTATTTCTAATACTTGCAGCGATACTTCATAACTCAGCTGGCTACTTTTTGGGGTATTGGGGTGGGCGTCTGTTTAGAATGGAGGAAAAAGATTGCCGCACCATTGCCTTAGAAGTAGGAATGCAGAATGGGGGACTTGCCTCTGGTATTGCCTTAGAGATGGGAAAAGTAGCTACTGTAGGTTTAGCTCCTGCTGTTTTTGGACCTTGGATGAATATTTCAGGGTCTTCGTTGGCAACGTATTGGAGAGATAAGGGTCTTGAAAAGAAGAAAATACCGCATAAGCGTAAGAAGGACTAA
- a CDS encoding AraC family transcriptional regulator, with the protein MDEQQVVGLIALMLYLLIVIFPFLLLPIIFFKKNKELHDKVLIAWLSMSAVNSLIEILKIVEPSTSIPLLVDINKSFLFLNLFFFYAYGRSVLQEEFKWNRILTITLVPFTIWTLMGIGILGYMNVPQNEVFEYTAVTLEYPFLSSLVHALFLVGTLLISIGVFLEKRKIVKSDNNLIILVHTSNLQKILVILTSIYFLFAIWEYVISKLVENDDFELFLGTFLLSVVVILIFVLSFLFFRQKGVYKKRKAILELTEPIKQLASKIKILMEKNKPYLDADFSVSKLAVLSGESPQKVSEAIKASTNENFFSFVNKYRVEEAKNLFQNISYKDYTLVSIGLESGFNSKATFNRVFKNETGMTPSAYCNKVKSLKGY; encoded by the coding sequence ATGGATGAACAACAAGTAGTTGGACTTATAGCCTTAATGCTTTATTTGTTGATCGTTATTTTTCCATTTCTGTTGCTTCCCATTATATTCTTTAAAAAGAACAAAGAGCTTCATGATAAGGTTTTAATTGCTTGGCTAAGTATGAGCGCCGTCAACTCGCTTATAGAAATCTTGAAAATTGTTGAACCTTCAACTTCGATACCGCTGCTTGTTGATATAAATAAATCTTTCCTTTTCCTGAATCTATTTTTCTTTTATGCTTATGGTAGAAGTGTCCTGCAAGAGGAGTTTAAATGGAATCGAATACTTACGATTACCCTTGTTCCATTTACTATTTGGACGTTAATGGGTATAGGTATTTTGGGTTATATGAATGTACCCCAAAATGAAGTGTTTGAATATACTGCTGTCACGCTTGAATATCCCTTTTTGTCCAGTTTAGTACATGCGCTGTTTTTAGTGGGTACTTTGCTAATTAGTATTGGTGTCTTTCTTGAAAAAAGGAAAATAGTTAAATCGGACAACAACCTGATTATCCTAGTACATACCAGTAACCTTCAGAAGATATTGGTAATCCTGACCTCCATTTATTTTTTGTTCGCAATATGGGAATATGTCATATCCAAGTTGGTGGAAAACGATGATTTTGAGTTATTCTTGGGAACTTTTCTATTGTCTGTTGTTGTTATTTTGATTTTTGTTTTAAGCTTTTTGTTTTTTAGGCAAAAGGGCGTATACAAAAAACGGAAAGCAATACTGGAATTAACTGAACCGATCAAGCAGTTAGCGAGCAAAATAAAAATACTTATGGAAAAAAATAAACCTTATTTGGATGCTGACTTCTCTGTTTCTAAGCTTGCTGTGCTATCTGGTGAGTCGCCCCAGAAAGTATCCGAAGCGATTAAGGCCAGCACTAATGAAAACTTCTTTTCTTTTGTAAATAAATATCGGGTAGAAGAGGCCAAAAATCTGTTTCAGAATATATCCTATAAAGACTATACCTTGGTTTCGATAGGTTTGGAGTCTGGTTTTAACTCTAAAGCAACGTTCAATAGGGTCTTTAAAAATGAAACAGGTATGACGCCATCGGCCTATTGCAATAAGGTTAAATCCTTAAAGGGGTATTGA
- a CDS encoding AraC family transcriptional regulator, translating to MISKYADNYYDHFSKRNSKIPPVFRKEENYMMRFCAPLSHFTFDNNNLTIIYFKDGVGELLCTDRRVKVEANKFIAINPSIGWEYVNEKKQYIDVLSMVICDSFKKQFDHYISASQRKLLDDPFQIVTEQTYFMEQTFGADYYRSGNLLQVVHTLSNNGDYRFTSAEELCMEVLQAIYQDQHRGYDLASHIEAKKSSTKLETLKRLLVANDYIQDNLMNPISLDDISRVSALSNYHLYNSFKKIYGKTPHQYINRLKMAKAKIYVQESHFSLSEISDILGYNDPTVFGKVFKKAYGRPPSYYRT from the coding sequence ATGATTTCCAAATATGCCGACAATTACTACGACCATTTTTCAAAAAGAAACAGCAAGATCCCACCAGTATTTAGGAAAGAGGAAAACTACATGATGCGGTTTTGTGCTCCCCTTTCACATTTTACTTTTGACAACAACAACCTAACCATAATATATTTTAAAGATGGCGTGGGTGAATTACTATGTACAGATAGACGTGTAAAAGTAGAGGCCAATAAGTTTATAGCAATCAATCCGAGTATAGGGTGGGAATATGTTAACGAAAAAAAGCAATATATCGATGTGCTGAGCATGGTAATCTGTGATAGTTTTAAGAAGCAATTCGATCATTATATCAGTGCATCGCAACGTAAACTCCTCGATGATCCATTTCAAATTGTTACGGAACAAACTTATTTTATGGAACAAACTTTTGGCGCGGATTATTATCGTTCTGGAAATCTCCTACAAGTTGTCCATACATTGAGCAATAATGGCGATTATAGGTTTACATCTGCAGAAGAACTTTGTATGGAAGTGCTACAGGCCATCTATCAAGACCAACATAGGGGATATGACCTTGCCTCTCATATTGAAGCGAAAAAATCTTCCACTAAGCTAGAAACATTGAAACGTCTATTGGTGGCAAACGATTATATTCAGGATAATTTAATGAATCCCATATCCTTGGATGATATATCACGGGTATCCGCACTTTCCAATTATCACTTATACAACTCTTTTAAAAAGATTTATGGCAAAACGCCGCACCAATATATCAATAGGCTAAAAATGGCTAAGGCCAAGATATATGTTCAGGAAAGTCATTTCTCCTTAAGCGAAATATCGGATATTCTTGGTTACAACGACCCAACCGTATTTGGTAAGGTCTTTAAAAAAGCATATGGTCGTCCACCCTCATACTACCGTACCTAA
- a CDS encoding DUF5018 domain-containing protein has translation MKKIIILFLSLFVLASCSKDDDNEASKKSGATAITAFTFAATDNEALTEDVKAEIDEDQKTINAKVPSDTDVKTLKPSISISENATVDPKEKTATDFSNDVIYTITGEDGSTAKYTVAVTVEKSDAKQITSFVFLAADNDALSDDLSASIDTEARTIAIAVSTEVDVTALIPTISISEKATIDPKEKVLTDFSSAITYTVTAEDDTKVEYTAAVTRPLTEREALVGIYNANPNNTLGWDLEEANIAKWDGVTLDDNDRLVRLDIDGAGLDNLPATIGYLTNLENLSLKKNSLTLLPPEIGNLTSLQILDLDENSLTSLPSEIGNLTSLVDLSLFKNSLTSLPSEIGNLTNLVDLSASGNSLTSIPSEIGNLTNLVLLFLTENSLTSLPPEMGKLTKLAVFWVANNQITIIPREICALNIETFLKDSTAECEQ, from the coding sequence ATGAAAAAGATCATTATTTTATTTTTAAGCTTATTTGTGCTGGCCTCCTGCAGCAAGGATGATGATAATGAAGCTAGCAAGAAAAGTGGAGCCACCGCTATCACCGCCTTTACCTTTGCCGCTACCGACAATGAAGCCTTGACCGAAGATGTCAAGGCCGAAATTGATGAGGACCAAAAAACGATAAACGCCAAAGTGCCTTCGGATACCGATGTCAAGACGCTAAAACCAAGTATCTCAATATCGGAAAATGCCACAGTAGATCCAAAGGAGAAAACGGCAACTGATTTTAGCAACGACGTTATCTATACCATTACCGGTGAGGATGGCAGCACAGCGAAATATACCGTAGCGGTCACGGTCGAAAAGTCGGATGCGAAACAGATTACTTCTTTCGTGTTCTTGGCAGCGGACAATGATGCCTTGTCCGACGACCTTTCAGCATCTATTGATACTGAGGCAAGGACCATTGCGATAGCGGTTTCCACGGAAGTTGATGTGACCGCTCTTATACCGACCATTTCCATATCTGAGAAAGCTACCATTGACCCTAAAGAAAAGGTGTTGACGGACTTTAGCAGTGCGATCACCTACACGGTAACTGCGGAGGACGATACTAAAGTCGAGTATACTGCAGCCGTTACAAGGCCGCTTACGGAACGAGAGGCACTTGTTGGTATATATAATGCGAACCCGAACAATACACTCGGTTGGGACCTTGAAGAGGCTAATATTGCTAAATGGGACGGAGTAACGCTCGACGACAACGATAGGCTTGTGAGGCTTGATATAGATGGAGCTGGTTTGGACAACTTACCTGCCACAATAGGATACCTGACGAATCTTGAAAACCTGAGTTTGAAAAAAAATTCCCTGACATTGTTGCCTCCGGAGATCGGTAATCTGACAAGTCTTCAAATCTTGGACTTGGATGAAAATTCCTTGACATCGTTGCCTTCCGAGATTGGTAATCTGACAAGTCTTGTAGACTTGAGCTTGTTTAAAAATTCTTTGACATCGTTGCCTTCCGAGATTGGCAATCTAACGAACCTTGTAGATTTGTCGGCGTCAGGTAATTCCTTAACGTCGATACCTTCCGAGATCGGTAATCTAACGAATCTTGTACTATTATTTTTAACCGAAAACTCCCTGACATCGTTGCCTCCCGAAATGGGCAAGCTTACAAAACTTGCGGTATTCTGGGTAGCTAACAATCAAATAACGATTATTCCCCGGGAAATCTGCGCTTTAAACATAGAGACTTTTTTAAAAGATAGCACAGCCGAGTGCGAACAATAG
- a CDS encoding DUF5018 domain-containing protein, translating to MKKLSILFLSLFVLVSCSKDDDNDNAKSSARAITAFVFAATANEALTEDVKAKIDEDGKAINAEVPFGTNITALKPTITVSEGAKVSPDSKAVKDFTEEVEYMVTAEDGSTDKYLVNIGIATSGAKEIMSFVFLAEDNAVLSEDVQATINEDEKTIIAEVPSGTDVTALVPNIEISAGAKVAPNSSIETDFSKTVTYMVTANDESSIEYTVTVNVALSDREVLVALYNANPGNTLDWDLEEQDLSQWSGVELNADGRVYRLNIGQSNIGELPPEIKYLKALEILLASSNELQNIPKELGSLIALQRISIGNNRLLSEIPEELASLKKLKGLYASSCNFNQFPRIVLEYPDLEDLSLSENKITGLPANIGQLQKLKRLELASNQIAELPNALSELESLESLFLFSNQLTNLPSNIGNLKNLQRLELSRNEGLSIPQSIGSLSSLTILNLGYSSITTLPDTIGNLSNLELLDVQHNALTGLPDTLGDLSNLQSLILSNNELVQIPDTLANLFNINFLDLRSNQITMIPKAICDLGIQNFFRDSTAICEQ from the coding sequence ATGAAAAAACTGAGCATTCTATTTTTAAGCCTATTTGTACTTGTTTCCTGCAGTAAGGATGATGATAACGATAACGCAAAGAGCAGTGCTAGGGCAATCACTGCTTTTGTATTTGCGGCTACGGCCAATGAAGCATTGACCGAAGATGTAAAGGCCAAAATTGATGAGGACGGAAAGGCGATAAATGCAGAAGTGCCTTTTGGCACCAATATAACGGCACTTAAACCTACCATCACAGTATCCGAAGGAGCCAAGGTGTCGCCAGATAGCAAAGCCGTCAAAGACTTTACGGAAGAAGTGGAATACATGGTCACTGCAGAAGATGGTAGCACCGACAAGTACCTAGTGAACATTGGCATAGCCACCTCTGGGGCCAAAGAAATTATGTCTTTTGTGTTCCTGGCCGAGGACAACGCAGTACTCTCCGAAGACGTGCAAGCGACCATTAACGAAGACGAAAAGACCATTATTGCAGAAGTTCCTTCGGGGACAGATGTAACGGCACTGGTGCCCAATATCGAAATCTCCGCAGGGGCAAAGGTTGCCCCTAATAGTTCCATAGAAACGGACTTTAGCAAGACGGTCACTTACATGGTAACGGCTAACGATGAGAGCTCAATCGAGTACACGGTTACCGTAAATGTGGCATTGAGCGACCGTGAGGTGCTCGTTGCACTGTACAATGCCAACCCGGGTAATACCTTGGATTGGGACCTTGAAGAGCAGGACCTTTCCCAGTGGTCCGGGGTGGAGCTAAATGCAGACGGACGGGTCTATAGGCTAAATATTGGTCAAAGCAACATTGGAGAATTGCCACCCGAAATAAAGTATTTGAAAGCGCTTGAAATTCTGTTGGCATCCTCCAATGAGTTACAAAACATTCCAAAAGAACTAGGAAGTTTGATAGCATTGCAGCGTATCTCCATTGGCAATAATCGTTTGCTATCCGAGATTCCAGAAGAGCTTGCCAGTCTCAAAAAGCTAAAGGGGCTATATGCTTCAAGCTGTAACTTTAACCAGTTTCCCCGCATTGTATTGGAATATCCAGATTTAGAGGATCTTTCGTTATCCGAAAATAAGATAACAGGTTTACCGGCAAATATTGGCCAACTACAAAAGCTAAAAAGACTAGAGTTGGCTTCAAATCAAATTGCTGAGCTTCCAAATGCTTTGTCCGAACTGGAAAGCTTGGAGTCTCTATTTTTATTTTCGAACCAATTGACCAACTTACCTTCCAACATTGGTAATCTAAAGAATCTTCAACGTTTAGAATTATCACGGAATGAAGGCTTGAGCATACCTCAAAGCATTGGAAGTCTTTCTAGTTTGACGATTCTTAACTTGGGCTATAGCTCAATAACAACACTTCCGGATACGATAGGCAACCTTTCCAATTTAGAACTATTGGATGTTCAGCATAATGCTCTTACCGGTTTGCCCGATACCTTGGGGGATTTATCAAATCTACAGTCTTTGATATTGTCGAACAATGAACTTGTTCAAATTCCAGATACGCTGGCCAACCTTTTCAATATCAATTTTTTAGACCTACGATCAAATCAGATTACAATGATACCAAAGGCTATATGTGATTTAGGTATACAAAACTTCTTTAGGGACTCTACCGCCATCTGCGAACAATAA
- a CDS encoding leucine-rich repeat domain-containing protein has protein sequence MKRLSIIFLAFFVLASCSKGDDNNGDNNAGGDKKSDAKAITTFTFLADDNVALADDVKATIDEGEKAINAEVPFGTDVTALKATITISEKTKVSPESKTTQDFTEAVEYTVTAEDGSQVTYAVTVSITGPTDRQVLKLLLDANPDNILGWNLDEGELNDLEGVYSMDGIEIDSLILFEKQLSVIPPSIGELSNLVNLIASGNAITQLPGQIGELSNLRYLSLDDNQITDLPDSLWKLTNLELLALGDNSLTSLPAEVGALVNLKLLEFSNNPIVSLPEEIGNLTKLERLTIFNNDLTSLPTSIGNLANLRILFLSGNEITALPSEIENLTNLNSFYIERNQLTSLPVEIGNLSVLRDLRIRSNPLTSIPKEICDLDLLVFLRDDTTVCEQ, from the coding sequence GTGAAAAGACTAAGCATAATATTCCTAGCTTTTTTTGTACTTGCCTCGTGCAGCAAGGGCGATGACAATAACGGCGACAATAATGCTGGCGGAGACAAAAAGAGCGATGCCAAAGCAATCACGACCTTTACCTTTTTGGCCGACGACAACGTAGCGTTAGCGGATGACGTAAAGGCGACCATTGACGAAGGCGAAAAGGCAATAAATGCAGAAGTACCCTTTGGTACCGATGTCACGGCATTGAAAGCGACCATCACCATATCTGAAAAAACCAAGGTCTCGCCAGAAAGCAAGACAACACAGGACTTTACGGAAGCGGTGGAGTATACCGTTACCGCGGAGGATGGCAGTCAAGTTACCTATGCGGTAACTGTTTCCATAACTGGCCCTACGGACAGACAGGTGTTAAAGCTACTTTTAGATGCAAATCCTGATAATATTCTAGGCTGGAATTTAGATGAAGGTGAACTTAATGATTTAGAAGGAGTGTATTCAATGGATGGCATTGAAATTGACAGTTTGATTCTATTCGAAAAACAGCTTTCCGTAATACCGCCAAGTATAGGTGAACTTTCCAATTTGGTGAATTTAATTGCCTCAGGTAATGCAATCACACAGTTGCCGGGACAGATAGGTGAACTTTCCAATCTACGATATCTTAGCTTAGATGATAATCAGATTACAGATTTACCCGATTCGTTATGGAAGCTTACCAATTTAGAACTGTTGGCATTAGGTGATAATTCCTTGACGAGTTTACCTGCAGAAGTGGGTGCATTGGTCAACTTAAAGTTGTTGGAATTTTCAAATAACCCCATTGTAAGCTTACCGGAGGAGATAGGAAATTTGACAAAACTTGAAAGGTTGACAATTTTTAACAATGACTTGACAAGTCTTCCTACCAGTATTGGAAATCTTGCCAATTTGAGAATCCTTTTTTTATCAGGGAACGAGATTACGGCTCTTCCATCTGAAATAGAAAACCTTACCAACCTTAATTCATTTTATATAGAAAGAAACCAGTTGACCAGTTTACCTGTAGAAATTGGAAATCTTAGCGTATTGAGAGACTTAAGGATTCGATCCAATCCATTGACCAGTATTCCTAAGGAAATCTGTGACTTGGACTTGTTGGTGTTCTTAAGAGATGATACCACTGTGTGCGAACAATAA
- a CDS encoding DUF5018 domain-containing protein, translating into MKKISILFLSLFVLASCSKDDDNNGDNNAGGDKKSDAKAITAFTFLADDNVALADDVKATIDEDEKRITAEIPLGTDVTSLKPSITLSENATVDPKEKMTIDFNNDVTYTVTAEDGSTKKYTVTVTVEKSDSKQITSFVFLAVDNEALSEDVEAEINEDNKTIRAELPFGTDVTALKSSIELSVGAVIDPNGKAGADFSDDVEYTVTAEDGSEVKYSVSILITELTERQVLTELFNANPNNTLDWNLEDDDISNWSGVTLRDGKVVELFLRKTALNNIPSSIGSLGNLEKLFLDQNSLTSIPITIGNLSNLKILDLFSNSLTQIPAEITNLENLNELFLANNVLTSLPISLDGFTNLTKLRLENNRLTSIPESIGSLTKLERLSLSNNVLTAVPTSIGNLTNLEFLNLSVNSLTSVPAEIGNLKELRFLYLQNNQLTIVPKVICDLDFTIFQKDLSVPCGQ; encoded by the coding sequence ATGAAAAAAATCAGCATACTTTTTTTGAGCCTTTTTGTACTTGCCTCGTGCAGCAAGGACGATGACAATAACGGCGACAATAATGCTGGTGGCGACAAAAAGAGCGATGCCAAAGCAATCACGGCTTTTACCTTTTTGGCCGACGACAATGTAGCGTTAGCGGATGACGTAAAGGCGACCATTGACGAAGACGAAAAAAGGATAACTGCGGAAATACCTCTTGGTACGGATGTAACCTCACTAAAGCCCAGCATCACACTATCGGAAAATGCCACGGTAGACCCAAAAGAAAAAATGACAATCGATTTTAACAATGACGTTACCTATACCGTTACTGCCGAGGATGGTAGCACAAAGAAGTACACCGTTACCGTCACGGTCGAAAAGTCGGATTCGAAGCAAATCACTTCTTTCGTGTTCTTGGCAGTGGACAATGAGGCCCTTTCAGAAGATGTTGAGGCCGAAATCAATGAAGATAATAAAACAATACGTGCTGAGCTGCCTTTTGGTACGGACGTTACGGCCCTCAAATCCAGTATTGAACTATCTGTAGGTGCTGTCATCGACCCAAATGGGAAAGCTGGCGCCGATTTTAGCGATGATGTGGAATATACGGTGACTGCAGAAGATGGCAGTGAGGTAAAATATAGTGTAAGTATCCTTATAACGGAGCTTACGGAACGACAGGTCTTGACAGAATTGTTCAATGCGAACCCAAATAATACATTGGATTGGAATCTAGAAGATGATGATATTTCGAACTGGTCAGGTGTAACCTTAAGAGATGGTAAAGTCGTTGAATTATTTCTCAGAAAAACAGCGTTGAACAATATCCCTTCTTCAATAGGGAGTCTCGGAAATCTTGAAAAATTGTTCTTGGACCAGAATTCCCTAACATCTATTCCTATTACGATCGGTAATTTATCAAACCTGAAGATCCTCGATCTATTTTCGAATTCCTTGACCCAGATTCCAGCTGAAATTACAAATCTTGAGAATCTTAATGAATTATTCTTGGCCAATAATGTTTTAACATCACTCCCTATTTCTTTAGATGGTTTCACCAATCTTACAAAATTACGCCTAGAAAACAATCGTCTAACATCCATTCCTGAATCTATTGGAAGTTTGACAAAGCTTGAGAGATTAAGTCTATCGAACAATGTTCTTACAGCTGTTCCTACTTCCATAGGGAACCTTACAAATCTCGAATTTTTGAATCTTTCGGTCAACTCCTTGACTTCGGTTCCAGCTGAAATCGGCAATCTTAAAGAGTTGCGGTTCTTGTATTTGCAAAACAACCAGCTTACTATCGTTCCAAAGGTTATTTGTGATTTAGATTTTACAATTTTCCAAAAAGACCTTTCCGTTCCATGCGGGCAATAA
- a CDS encoding leucine-rich repeat domain-containing protein, which yields MKKVSILFLSLLVLVSCSKDDDNTNVDKSDAKAITAFVFAAADNDALTEDIKAEIDEGEKTIAATVPSGTDVKVLKPTLTVSEKAKTSPDNKAAKDFTEAVEYTVTAEDGSEAKYAVTVSVGKSSAKEITSFVFLAADNEALSEDVEAEIDEEQKTITAEMPIGTVTTSLMPSIVVSEGSTVSPDNGVAKDFSTKVEYKVTAQDGSTLVYTITVNVALTDRQVLIELYNANPDNTLAWDLDDEDISNWENVTVKNGRVVGLRFFNGFNDAPPFGGKNLTTLPASIRYLTKLESLSVQQNRLTSVPASIGNLKNLKVLNLVANSLSEIPAEIGNLTNLSELFISINRLTSLPKEIGNLKNLSYLELYKNDFTEVPGAINELNGLTLLNLSENEIDSLNPEFFNLENLTYLDLSENALTSIPSEIGNLGVLRTLFLDNNKLTNLPSEMAGLTQLQYLYIHRNQITVIPSEICDLPKLEGIIKDDTAECEQ from the coding sequence ATGAAAAAAGTAAGTATTTTATTTTTAAGCCTATTGGTGCTGGTCTCGTGCAGCAAGGACGATGACAACACTAATGTTGATAAAAGCGATGCCAAGGCCATTACCGCCTTTGTGTTCGCAGCAGCTGATAATGATGCGCTGACCGAAGACATCAAGGCCGAAATTGATGAAGGCGAAAAAACAATAGCGGCCACGGTACCCTCGGGAACCGACGTTAAGGTCTTGAAACCCACCTTGACGGTTTCAGAGAAGGCAAAGACCTCACCTGACAACAAAGCGGCTAAAGACTTTACCGAAGCGGTCGAATATACCGTTACCGCAGAAGATGGCAGTGAGGCCAAGTACGCTGTTACGGTCTCTGTTGGAAAGTCCAGTGCCAAGGAAATCACCTCCTTTGTGTTCCTGGCAGCGGACAACGAAGCCCTTTCAGAAGATGTTGAGGCAGAAATTGATGAAGAGCAGAAGACCATAACCGCAGAAATGCCCATCGGTACGGTCACCACATCTTTAATGCCCAGTATCGTTGTATCGGAGGGCTCCACGGTTTCTCCAGATAATGGAGTGGCAAAAGACTTCAGTACAAAAGTAGAATATAAAGTTACTGCCCAAGACGGCAGTACACTAGTGTATACCATTACAGTAAACGTGGCACTTACCGACCGACAGGTATTGATCGAACTGTACAATGCCAATCCCGATAATACTTTGGCTTGGGACTTGGACGATGAGGACATCTCCAACTGGGAAAATGTTACCGTTAAGAACGGTAGAGTGGTTGGACTGCGCTTTTTTAACGGATTTAACGACGCACCACCCTTTGGAGGGAAAAACCTGACCACCTTACCTGCTTCTATCCGTTACCTGACCAAACTTGAAAGTTTATCCGTACAACAAAACCGCTTAACATCCGTGCCAGCTTCAATAGGCAATCTTAAGAATCTTAAAGTCCTAAATTTAGTTGCGAATTCACTAAGTGAAATTCCTGCTGAAATTGGAAACCTGACAAACCTTAGTGAGTTGTTTATAAGCATTAACCGCTTGACCTCCTTACCAAAAGAGATAGGCAATCTTAAGAATCTTTCCTATTTAGAATTATATAAAAATGATTTTACAGAGGTTCCTGGGGCAATCAATGAACTAAACGGTCTTACGCTTTTAAACTTGTCAGAAAATGAAATAGATAGTTTGAATCCTGAGTTTTTCAACCTTGAGAACCTTACTTATTTGGATTTGAGTGAAAATGCTCTGACAAGCATACCTTCGGAAATTGGAAATCTTGGTGTACTGAGGACTCTATTCCTTGATAATAACAAGCTTACCAATTTACCATCTGAAATGGCTGGTCTTACCCAATTACAATACTTGTACATCCATAGAAATCAGATAACTGTGATACCCTCTGAAATTTGTGATTTACCAAAACTAGAAGGGATTATAAAAGACGATACCGCCGAGTGCGAACAATAA